A single Micromonospora sp. CCTCC AA 2012012 DNA region contains:
- a CDS encoding tyrosine-type recombinase/integrase: MGRKPNGASSIYKGGDGYWHGRVTVGVKDNGKPDRRHVQAKTEAEVIRKVRALERERDNGTARKPGQRWTVEKWLTHWVENIAGPVVRTNTLDGYRVAVRRHLIPGVGAHRLDRLEPEHLEKLYVRMMANGSAAGTAHQAHRTIRTALGEAVRRGHLARNPAALARPPRLPDSEVQPYTVPEVQAILRAAASRRNSARWAVALALGLRQGEALGLKWPDVDLENGTLTVRRALLRPKWRHGCDGKCEQKLPGQCPDRVNERPVAADTKSRAGRRSIGLPDALIELLRQHRKGQDVERETAAQLWHDEGWVFASPTGQAIHQATDYDEWKRLLKLAGVRDGRLHDARHTAATVLLVLGVSGRAVMGIMGWSNSAMAVRYQHMTDQVRRDIAQQLGGLLWGESSE, from the coding sequence GTGGGACGCAAACCGAACGGCGCATCCAGCATCTACAAGGGCGGCGACGGCTACTGGCACGGCCGCGTCACCGTCGGCGTCAAGGACAACGGCAAGCCGGACCGCCGGCACGTCCAGGCGAAGACCGAGGCCGAGGTGATTCGCAAGGTTCGCGCCCTGGAGCGCGAGCGCGACAACGGCACCGCACGGAAGCCGGGGCAGCGCTGGACGGTCGAGAAGTGGCTCACGCACTGGGTCGAGAACATCGCCGGCCCGGTGGTCCGCACGAACACCCTCGACGGCTACCGGGTCGCCGTCCGCCGGCACCTGATCCCCGGCGTGGGTGCCCACCGTCTCGACCGCCTGGAGCCGGAGCACCTGGAGAAGCTGTACGTCCGAATGATGGCCAACGGCAGCGCGGCCGGCACTGCCCATCAGGCGCACCGAACCATCCGCACGGCGCTCGGCGAGGCGGTGCGTCGCGGGCACCTCGCCCGGAATCCCGCCGCGCTGGCCAGGCCGCCCCGCCTCCCGGATTCCGAGGTGCAGCCGTACACCGTCCCCGAGGTGCAGGCGATCCTACGCGCGGCGGCCTCTCGGAGGAACAGCGCCAGGTGGGCGGTAGCGCTGGCCCTCGGGCTGCGCCAAGGTGAAGCGCTCGGCCTGAAATGGCCTGATGTGGATTTGGAGAACGGGACGCTGACGGTGCGCCGCGCGCTTCTCCGGCCGAAATGGCGGCACGGCTGCGACGGGAAGTGCGAGCAGAAGTTGCCCGGCCAGTGCCCGGACCGGGTGAACGAGCGGCCGGTAGCGGCGGACACCAAATCTCGCGCCGGCCGCCGTTCCATCGGTCTGCCGGATGCCCTGATCGAACTACTCCGGCAGCACCGCAAGGGGCAGGACGTCGAGCGTGAAACCGCCGCACAGCTCTGGCACGATGAAGGGTGGGTGTTCGCCTCGCCAACCGGCCAGGCGATCCATCAGGCGACGGACTACGACGAGTGGAAACGGCTGCTCAAACTCGCCGGAGTGCGGGACGGCCGGCTCCACGACGCCCGGCACACCGCCGCCACCGTCCTCCTGGTTCTCGGCGTCTCCGGCCGCGCGGTGATGGGCATCATGGGCTGGTCGAACTCGGCAATGGCCGTGCGATACCAGCACATGACGGATCAGGTGCGCCGCGACATCGCGCAGCAGCTCGGCGGGCTGCTCTGGGGAGAAAGCTCGGAATAG